In Candidatus Eisenbacteria bacterium, the genomic stretch TTCCAGGCGCTCCATGTCCGTGAGCATGGCCGCGCCCGCGTCCCGCGCGATCACCTTCCGGACGGGGCAGCCGTAGTTGAGATCGATCGTGTCGAAGCCCAAGTCCGCAACCATGCGCGCCGCCTCGGCCATCACGCTGGGATCGGAGCCGCAAAGCTGCGCCCCGATCGGCCTCTCTTCAGGCCGATAGTGGAGCAGCTCGAATGTCTTGGGATTTTTCCGGACGAGCCCGTCCGACGAGGTCATCTCGCAGAAGACCATCGCGGCGCCGTGCTTCCGGGCGAGCATCCGGAACGGAGAGTCGGTCACGCCGCAGAGCGGTGAGAGGAGGACCCTCCCCTCAAGACGGATCGGACCGGCTTGCATGAACTACCGGACGTCGACGCCCCTGCCCTGATTGACCACCGCCTTCGCCTTGGTCATCTCCGTCGCCAAGGTGAGGAGCTTCGGCAACGTCGCCGCCTTGTCGAAGAGCGCCGCGGCCTGCCTCACCTGCTCGTCGTCTTCCAGAGCGACGCGGTAGGCCTCTTCGTCTCCCACGTAGCGTCGCGCCAACTCGCGTCGCATCCCGGTATCCACGAAGTGCTGCGCGGCCGCCAGCGAATCCGGGCTGTACGTGAACTTCTCCGCCTTTAGGAGTACCCCGAACTCGTCCCGCATCGCGGGGGTGATCGCGTAGTTGGCCGGCGCTTCCTTGTGCTTCACCGCGTACCGGACCGCGTACTTGAAGAAGAGCTGCTTCGATTCGAGATCCTCGATCAAGTGCGGGTACTTGACGTCGTCCAGCTCGAGGTCGGGGAAAATCCCGCCGCCGCCGTAGACGGTCCTGCCCATCTCGGTCTTGTACTCGGGGAGCGCCTTCTTCGGCTTCAGCGAGTCGGGGAGCGCCGCCGTGCTCGGAGAGTCGGCGTCGTCCTCCTCGGCCAGGGCGCCGTCCTTGAGCTGCTCTTCCTTTTGAATGCAGCGGCCGCTCGGCGTGTAGTACTTGGCGGTCGTGAGCTTGAGCTTGGGACCACGCACGCTACGCGTGAGCGGGATGACGGTCTGGACGAGCCCCTTGCCGAAGGTGGTGCGGCCGACCACGACACCGAGGTCGAGATCCTGAATGGCTCCCGACACGATCTCCGAGGCGCTCGCCGTCCACTGATTGACGAGGATCACGAGCGGGTAGGAGGTGTGCGGGTTGTCCGCCGAGGAGAAGAAGTCGCGGTTCTGCGTGGCGTCGCGGCCGCGGGTATAAACGATCTTCTTGCCGCGCGGCGTGAACTCCTCGGAGACCTCGACGGCCTGCGAGAGGAGCCCGCCCGGGTTGTACCGGAGATCCAAAATCAGACCGCGCGGGTTCTGCTTCTCGATCTTGGCGATCGCAGCGTCAATCTCCTCGCGGCTCCGCTCGGAGAAGTTCGAGAGGCGGATATAGCCGACGCCGCTCGAGAGGAGGCCGGCGTACGGCACGCTCTTGATCTGGATGATGTCGCGGGTGATGGTGAAGTCCATCGGCTTGTCGCGCCCTTCGCGGAAGATCGATAGCTCGACCTTGGTGCCCCGCTCGCCGCGCATCTTCTTCATCGCGTCATCCAGCGAGAGCCCCTCGCTCGACACGCCATCGATCTTGATGATCCTGTCGCCGCCCTGGATCCCCGCGCGCCACGCCGGGGTCCCTTCGATCGGCGAGATCACGGTGACCCAGCCGTCTCGAATTCCAATCGAGATTCCGATCCCGCCGAAGGAGCCGTGCGTCGTCGTCTCCAGACGCTCGGCCTCTTCCTTGTCCAGGTACTGCGAATAGGGATCGAGCGTGCGGAGCATCCCGCGGATCGCCGAATCCATCAGCTTGTCCGTCGTGACGGCTTCGACGTAGTGGTCCCGGACCTTGGTCAGGACCTGAATGAACCGCTCGATGTTCGCGTAGGTGTTGTCGGTCGATTCCTGTACCCGCCCCACGGCCCAAGTTCCGGCCACCAACGCTGTGACGAGTATGACGACCGCGAAGAGTTGCCTTCGGTTCATTTGCGGTTTACCTCGATGGGTTGTGAGTCCGGCCGCTCAACAGCGAGTCGACGTCCTTCTGGATTTGATGCGCGACTACCTCCTCCGGATCCGTACCCCTAAGAACGACAAATCGTTCCGATTCTGAACGTGCGATTTCCAAGTATCGCTTCCGAACGGCCTCAAAGAACGGGGCGCCCTCCGACTCGAAACGGTCCGGTGCCGACTGGGCTCTCCGACGCTTCGCCCGAGCGAGCCCTACATCGACAGGGACATCGATCAGGTAAGTCCTTGTGGGGCTGATAGCTCCAGTCGCCCAGCGGTTCAGCGATCGCAGGAGCTCGTCCGATATCGTGCCGTTTCCACCCTGGTAGGCGAGCGTGGCGTCGGTAAATCGATCGCAGATCACGACCTCGCCCTTGTCCAGCGCGGGGCCGATAATCCTACGCACGTGCTGTGCCCGCGCCGCGAGAAAGAGCAGAACCTCGGCCTCCGGCGTGAGCGGCTCCTTGCCGGGGGTCAGGATCATCTCACGGATCCGCTCCCCGAGCGGCGAGCCGCCCGGCTCCCGGGTCAGGATCGAAGGAATTCCGCGCGAATCGAGGAATGCCTTGAGACGCTGGGCCTGGGTGGACTTCCCCGAACCCTCGATCCCCTCCAGGGTCAGGAGGAGACGCTGCACGCTCGGCCGTGGCCCCGGATCAGGCGCTGCGGCGCGCGGCGCGTTTCAGCCCGCTGCGTGGACCCGCGATTCGCTTGGTCTTCTCCGCTTTCGCGGCGCGCGGGCGCTTCGAGCCGTATTTTTCAATGAACTCCTCGACCATCTGTCGCGCGACGTCGTCCGGATACTGAACGGGCGGCGACTTCTTGAAGTAGGCCGATGGCCCGATCAGGGCGCCGGAAAGCCCGTTGTCGAGCGCCAGCTTGGCGCAGCGCACGGCGTCGATGATGACGCCCGCCGAGTTCGGCGAATCCCAGACTTCGAGCTTCATCTCCACGTTGAGCGGCACGTCCCCGAAGGTCCGCCCCTCCAGCCGGATGTAGGCCCACTTGCGGTCGTCGAGCCACTCGACGTAGTCGCTCGGGCCAATGTGCACGTTCTTCTCGCCGATGTCGTAGTCGAGCATCGAGGTGACCGCGTTCGTCTTCGAGATCTTC encodes the following:
- a CDS encoding S41 family peptidase → MNRRQLFAVVILVTALVAGTWAVGRVQESTDNTYANIERFIQVLTKVRDHYVEAVTTDKLMDSAIRGMLRTLDPYSQYLDKEEAERLETTTHGSFGGIGISIGIRDGWVTVISPIEGTPAWRAGIQGGDRIIKIDGVSSEGLSLDDAMKKMRGERGTKVELSIFREGRDKPMDFTITRDIIQIKSVPYAGLLSSGVGYIRLSNFSERSREEIDAAIAKIEKQNPRGLILDLRYNPGGLLSQAVEVSEEFTPRGKKIVYTRGRDATQNRDFFSSADNPHTSYPLVILVNQWTASASEIVSGAIQDLDLGVVVGRTTFGKGLVQTVIPLTRSVRGPKLKLTTAKYYTPSGRCIQKEEQLKDGALAEEDDADSPSTAALPDSLKPKKALPEYKTEMGRTVYGGGGIFPDLELDDVKYPHLIEDLESKQLFFKYAVRYAVKHKEAPANYAITPAMRDEFGVLLKAEKFTYSPDSLAAAQHFVDTGMRRELARRYVGDEEAYRVALEDDEQVRQAAALFDKAATLPKLLTLATEMTKAKAVVNQGRGVDVR
- the tmk gene encoding dTMP kinase; this translates as MQRLLLTLEGIEGSGKSTQAQRLKAFLDSRGIPSILTREPGGSPLGERIREMILTPGKEPLTPEAEVLLFLAARAQHVRRIIGPALDKGEVVICDRFTDATLAYQGGNGTISDELLRSLNRWATGAISPTRTYLIDVPVDVGLARAKRRRAQSAPDRFESEGAPFFEAVRKRYLEIARSESERFVVLRGTDPEEVVAHQIQKDVDSLLSGRTHNPSR